Proteins encoded within one genomic window of Bombina bombina isolate aBomBom1 chromosome 1, aBomBom1.pri, whole genome shotgun sequence:
- the TNFAIP8L2 gene encoding tumor necrosis factor alpha-induced protein 8-like protein 2, with the protein MEFSSKDMALQAQKKILSHMATKSMVNMFIDETSSEILDEMYRVSKEYTKNKTESHKVIKNLIKIAVKIGVLYRHNKFSPEELVLADEFKNKLHNGAMTAISFYEVEYTFEKEVLSDILMDCKNLLLRLVEKHLKPKSLGRIQHVFNHFGDHELLSQLYDPKSTLRPHLQKICNGITKLLEEGNL; encoded by the coding sequence ATGGAGTTCAGCTCCAAAGATATGGCCCTGCAGGCACAAAAAAAGATACTGAGCCATATGGCCACCAAGTcaatggttaatatgtttattgatgAGACCAGCAGCGAGATTCTCGATGAGATGTACCGGGTATCAAAAGAGTACACCAAGAATAAGACTGAGTCTCATAAGGTCATCAAGAACCTGATTAAGATTGCAGTGAAAATAGGTGTCCTGTACCGGCACAACAAATTCAGCCCTGAAGAGCTTGTTCTTGCCGATGAGTTCAAAAATAAGCTGCACAATGGCGCCATGACAGCCATAAGCTTCTACGAGGTAGAGTACACTTTTGAGAAGGAGGTGCTATCTGACATCCTTATGGATTGTAAGAATTTGCTCCTGCGGCTGGTGGAGAAGCACCTAAAGCCAAAGTCCCTTGGGCGCATCCAGCATGTTTTCAACCACTTTGGAGACCACGAGCTGCTTAGTCAACTCTATGATCCAAAAAGCACCTTACGGCCACATCTGCAAAAAATCTGCAATGGAATAACCAAATTGCTTGAAGAGGGCAATTTGTGA